The Seriola aureovittata isolate HTS-2021-v1 ecotype China chromosome 7, ASM2101889v1, whole genome shotgun sequence genome includes the window ATCCTCATGTGGTTCCgtttttaatttgacatgaGCGCTTGAAATCTCATCACCCTGAATGTCCTTGGTTTTAGACTGATCCTGAACTCCTTTTATCTTCAACTTCTTCACAGATTTTTTATGAGGCTCctttacagttttcattttctttttggccACCAACTTAATAGTAATCCTTGGTGCTGCTGATGAAGCTCCGCTTTTAGTGGACTGTCGATCCATAGTGTTTTTTCCTTTCGAGCCTTTCCGACAATCCTTTGCAGGCTCTGCTTCAGGGGATAAGCCGTGAACTTCCTCCAATGATTTTACATCTTTTGCTGGATCAGGTGGGGTAATAGCTGCCTCCACTGCTGGCGTTTTAAGCAGTACCTTCTCACTTTGTCGTTTAGATTTTGCGTTGACAGCATCACctacaaaacaaagagatattAAATGTTGCAAAATCCATATATCCTCCACTGGATGCAAAAATGTAATAGAAAACAAGCATCGTTTATACCgtgttgcatttttaaaaaactttaacTTGTGTGTTGTTCATAAATTACACCAAATACGTTATTTTGTGCAGTGACATGTCCTTACCTTTTGAAGGGTTTTGTCGAGACCATAAAGGCCCTTTGGAGCCTTTTCTCTCAGCTTCAAATCCTCTAAAGTCATCCCCCTAGAAGAATAAAATCAGTTAATTAACACTTGAAGCAACTTAACACCACTCTGCTGGAGGCTACTAAACCATCAGCAAAAACaattatatttgtttaattaaatgtattaatttttaATTCCAAAGCATATAACATTAATTATAGCCACAACAGAGACCAAGTTAACATGTTAAGTTAATACAGTGGGTTTCAAAAGTCTGAGATCACTTTTCTGTCCACTTGAATGGCAAAGTGGTCTCAGAATTCTGGACCCCACTGTAGATGGAGGTACAGTCTCTAAATGTTCATTATGAAGAATGGATTAATGTCCAGCGTTACGATTACTTTTTCAATACAACAATCAAGactatgtatatttatcttaGCATATTGGACAAAAGGATAtgtctaaaaataataatactactaataataataacaaaaaaaatacgTTATTTGCTGAAGATTATATAGCAATAATAtcaatgacagaaaatagaaaattgtTTGCATTGTTCCACATTCAAACCAACTATTACATTCATCTAATCTGAGTTAcaataaattaaacagtaataTGGTCTGCATTGCTAGCAACCAAAAATGCATTTGCAGTTTGGGGGGGAACTCTCTGAACTTTCCATGTTGGGGTAGTATATTATCTGGATTATTTACCACCGCAAGCAAGATCACAACTCTACAGCCTTTGCATGAATCACACACTAACTACTAACAGTAGTTAGGACGAGCCCCTACACCACCGACAAAAACTGCAGGGAAAGGTGGGACTGTAATTACCATAAGCCCCAAGTACTGTGCATCTCCATGCTTGCAGCTGTGACCTGAAAGCCTACAAACAGCTTCACTGGTGTGAATGAGGACGTTAACGACTACATGTGTATGAGTAAAGAGCTTTCAGTTCCAAGAACAAGGGTGCAACTGGATTTGGCACACTTCTGCACCACCATTTAAACCTGTCGTAAATGGTAGCTAGCAGTTAGCCATCCCCTTCTTTCGAAAGCATTTAAACTCACTTCTGTCTGTAGAAAAAGCTACCTAGCCAAAATTAATATCTTATTATCCGAGTGTTTATATGTGCACTACGTACGGTAGTCGTGTAATAGTTTATTCTGGCTTACTGAAACTAGCTAAGCAAACAACTCTGCCCGCATCTGGACAGCGTATTAAAACAGAGCAGTTAGCATTAAGCGGCTGTGCAGGATACCGAGGCGCTAGCCTTCCCGTTCTTTGTGTTCGCTACAACTAGCTAGTTGCTACTCTGGCCCGATAACGAGCGGGCCATAGATGGAATAACTGCGGTCCCTGTTTACAAATTGACGTACTAACTAACTAGCTTTTTGAAAAATATCTCCTGCTCATGTTTTCAACCTATAATATTTTAACCTCATATAGAGTGACTAAAGGAACAGTACTAATGTAAGTTAAAAGTGCTCAGCTTCTTTTTTGAAGTGGTATAGTGTTGCGACTGTTCAATAAATGTCATGGGAAGCTCCACTgtgctaacattagttagcatGTACTGTTAGCTCACCAAGCTtgaagctaatgttagcctagCAAAAGGATGTTGACATTTCTCCATGGCACTTATCAGTCACACTGCTGGGTACAGCACTCATTCTTGCACATTTAACGATCAAACAAAATGTGAGAAGATGAAATAAAGATACTAACTCCTGGTTCGGTTTGGGACCTCACCTCTTCACTCCCACTAGAGCTGTATCCAGCCTGGCCAAGGATCTTGTGGCTCGCCTCTATCCCAAGTAAGCGCAAGTGAGACTGGTCTTCGTTTAACGACAGAACCAGGTTTGCGGGCCTTGGCCCTCCGTTAGTCACATCATCAGCTTCTAAGCCTGATCGTCCAAGTTGCCATCGCTTCTCAGAGCGCAAACGTGTGCGTGACGACCAAGGCCGACCGGGGAAACGACCTCTGGCCGTAGCGGTTCCACCTTGGCCTCCTACGGCAGCCGCGGTTGCTGATCCGCATCCCGCTGCCGCCATCATtgcttcaacaacaacacacaccgACGGCTAGCAGTTCGAGGAGAGACAAGAGGGAAGGCGCGAGATGGGAGGGGGGAGCCGCAATGCTGCAAGGGAAAGTGAGTCTTTTCGGTGAGGCTCCAGCGGGAGTGGGAGGTGGATCGACCTCTGGTGGTGTCTGTACGTCAAATATCGCTTCAGAAATGTATACACATTACATCTCAGGCTGTGCCACTTCGTTCTTAAAACTGTACTGTTTGTATTCATCGTAATCCCACTGAAGGCAACTGAACTTAATTCACCAATCATTTCTGCTTAACTATCGGTGGATCCTATATATTAGATTTCTAATTGTCTTGTATGCCGTTTAAAATGTTCTCAAAGAACCAGCCAGATTTCATAAATATTGGTGAATTAAATATTGCAAGGCATGTTATCATAATAAACGTGTTATAAATTGCatcaaaaataccaaacaagTTGGTATGAGTGTGGGTTCATCATGATGAGAAAGGATTTAGAAATGACTTCTTATTTAAAATCACTCCCATGATaataaactggaaaaagaaGGAAGCTCTGATATTACATGattcaataatataataataaaagtgacaGACTTAGATAAAGATGACTtcatgatgaataaaaaaaagccataatTAACATCTGGCAGAGGAAATAAGATGCAGAGGCTGATAAAGAGAAATACTGCATTTTACAGTCTATTGTGATAATTAAGTGCTTTACATCATGATTATATTATCCAGGCTCTACACATTGCAATACAGTAGATGGCAGTATGAGTCTTTATCGccaccacaaaaaaaatgataatgaagaagaggaagaagcagaaataatttaaaaaataaataaatataaatcatttttatggtGTAGAGTTATTTATGTTTAAGTTTCAGCCCATGTAAAAGAGGGAACTCATGTTGCAGAATAAACTGGCTAAGAAAGCATTAGGCCTCAAAAAGTAAGAGTTATTTAAACgtctagaaaagaaaaatctcttcAACATTAATTTGATCTTGGCAGAAAATATGAGGCtcaataaaagtttttttatcgttgttgctgttttattttttgttcttttttgcttttgccACTCACATTTTAGATTTGCCCGCAAACAATTAATATCATCATAGGTTCTTGGCTACTTTGCTAAGTATCAGTCATTCACAATCGCAATCGATTCATTTAATTCCAGTTTTCTGAATTGATAAGAGTATTATCTTAGAATTCTGacaaaagttttaatttttttcaaatgaatatatCAGATTGGTTAACCTTATCTCAGAATTCAGAAATAATAACATCACTACCTCAGAAAAGGTAATGAAATGACTGCTTTACCCTAACGTGAGCCTATCTAtcaatcttttatttatataaaagcACATTAGTCACCAAACCGTCTCTGTTGTCACACGTGTCACCCACTCCAATGGCAGTAGGTGGCGGTATTTGGCGCATGTTGGCGTGTGTTTccataaacacaacaaagagcGAGGACGAAGAAGAGTGAGAGTCAGGAGacgaagaagaaggaggaagtgttgtttgattgtttcCATTTAATGAACTGGCAACGACTTTTGGCCTTAAAAATACCAGGTAAAGTATCACGGTAGCATACAGTATGCGTAGAAATATTATAAAACGACCTCACCCAGCATCTGGAGACCGATGTAGTTCATGCTACGGCTGTCTTTAGCAGTCGAAACAACCTAATGTTACACTGCTAAGCTAACgaaatgctaacgttagcctgaGTTGAATTTCTAGtcatctgaaaatgcaaacTAGATCACCGAGCACTACAGGGATCCCTCATcgctgggattttttttttttttacagttttcttaaGATTACTTCGTTTAAAACGTGTCCAGGCCAGTGGGCGAACGTGTTTTAATCGCAACCATCATCAGCATCACCTCCtttcataaaaaatcatatctTTGGGTTGGCCTCTCCTGCTGGTTCTGCACataaacttttttctttctgtagcAGGACCGAGACGTATTAACAATGAACCTGGAACGACTGCCCAACGAGGAAAAGCTAAGTCTGTGCCGAAAATATTACTTAGGTGAGAGTACTTCAAAGTTAATCATGACAGAGAGCAACGATacagacatttttatattcagtctGACATCCTCCCTATTTGGTTTGCAAAGTCTGGATACATGCAAGTATAATAAACACCTGCcttcataaaatatatatttatataaaaatggtCAGATATAGTCTAATTTAATCAGAGGGAGGATGTATTATCAGTACAGTTCCATTGACTTGGAGccttttgtaaataaaatgtgcagTATAGAGTAGATTTGCTTAAATATTCATTCAGTATAAGGttattgattatgttttttccaacctctttttttccttagGTGGCTTTGCATTTCTTCCCTTCCTATGGCTGGTAAATGTTGTATGGTTTTTCAGGGAAGCCTTTCTGAAGCCAACCTACACAGAACAGCTTCAGATAAAGACCTGTGAGTGTCAGAACTTCTACATCAATACCACAGATTTTACAAACCATCGCTGCACTAATTTAATTTTACTAAAAGTATATATTTATGAAAGTATTGATTTGGTCCATAATGCCCATCCTTACTCTTAAACTTATAATTAGGAGAACATTTGCATGACATACACTTGTTCCTGAGCATAACCACTTAAACCTA containing:
- the psenen gene encoding gamma-secretase subunit PEN-2, with the translated sequence MNLERLPNEEKLSLCRKYYLGGFAFLPFLWLVNVVWFFREAFLKPTYTEQLQIKTYVKRSALGLLLWVAVLTTWIIIFQHFRAEWGEVGDYLSFTIPLGIP